A DNA window from Streptomyces bacillaris contains the following coding sequences:
- a CDS encoding formimidoylglutamate deiminase, whose translation MQLTNRTAETARAAERAGTAQAPRTAETARAAGGPVTATYWMDHAWLGTHVEPDVTVEVAGGRIAGVRTGVQTPPPGATVLRGLTLPGLANTHSHAFHRALRATVQVGTGTFWTWRELMYQVASRLTPDSYFDLARATYAEMALAGITAVGEFHYLHHAPGGTPYADPNAMGEALIAAAAEAGIRITLLDTAYLAAGFGEPPNRHQLRFSDTTADAWAERASLLKGGDHALIGAAIHSVRAVPADQLATVARWAEEREAPLHVHLSEQLAENDACLAAHGRTPTRLLADHGVLGPRTTGVHNTHLTQEDIALLGSSSTGTCMCPTTERDLADGIGPAVALQKAGSPLSLGSDSHAVIDLFEEARAMELNERLRTHIRGHWTAAALLRAASADGHAALGRPDAGVLEPGAPADLTTITLDSVRTAGPVPRLAAETAVFAASAADVRHTVVAGRHIVRDGRHTLVEDVPGALAAAVAALHG comes from the coding sequence GTGCAGCTGACGAACCGGACCGCCGAGACGGCACGGGCCGCGGAGAGGGCAGGGACCGCGCAGGCACCACGGACCGCCGAGACGGCACGGGCGGCGGGCGGGCCCGTCACCGCGACGTACTGGATGGACCACGCCTGGCTCGGGACCCATGTGGAGCCCGATGTCACCGTGGAGGTCGCCGGGGGCCGGATCGCCGGGGTCAGGACCGGGGTGCAGACGCCCCCGCCCGGCGCCACCGTGCTGCGCGGCCTGACCCTCCCCGGCCTCGCCAACACCCACTCCCACGCCTTCCACCGGGCCCTGCGCGCCACCGTCCAGGTGGGCACCGGGACCTTCTGGACCTGGCGCGAGCTGATGTACCAGGTGGCCTCCCGGCTCACCCCGGACAGCTACTTCGACCTGGCCCGTGCCACGTACGCCGAAATGGCCCTGGCCGGGATCACCGCCGTCGGGGAGTTCCACTATCTGCACCACGCGCCCGGCGGCACGCCATACGCCGACCCCAACGCCATGGGGGAGGCCCTCATCGCGGCGGCGGCCGAGGCGGGCATCCGGATCACCCTGCTGGACACCGCCTACCTCGCGGCCGGCTTCGGGGAGCCGCCCAACCGGCACCAGCTCCGCTTCTCCGACACCACCGCCGACGCCTGGGCCGAGCGCGCCTCCCTCCTCAAGGGCGGTGACCACGCCCTGATCGGCGCCGCCATCCACTCCGTCCGCGCGGTCCCGGCGGACCAACTGGCCACCGTGGCGCGGTGGGCCGAGGAGCGGGAGGCCCCCCTCCACGTCCACCTCTCCGAACAGCTCGCGGAGAACGACGCCTGCCTGGCCGCCCACGGCCGCACCCCCACCCGGCTGCTGGCCGACCACGGGGTGCTGGGCCCCCGCACCACGGGCGTCCACAACACGCACCTCACCCAGGAGGACATCGCGCTGCTCGGCTCCTCCTCCACCGGCACCTGCATGTGCCCCACCACCGAACGCGACCTGGCGGACGGCATCGGCCCCGCCGTGGCCCTCCAGAAGGCGGGCTCGCCGCTCTCCCTGGGCAGCGACAGCCACGCCGTCATCGACCTCTTCGAAGAGGCGCGGGCGATGGAGCTGAACGAGCGGCTGCGCACCCACATCCGGGGCCACTGGACGGCCGCCGCCCTGCTCCGGGCCGCCTCCGCCGACGGGCACGCCGCGCTCGGCCGCCCCGACGCGGGCGTCCTGGAACCGGGTGCCCCCGCCGACCTGACGACCATCACCCTGGACTCCGTCAGAACGGCGGGACCGGTGCCCCGGCTGGCAGCGGAGACCGCCGTATTCGCCGCCTCCGCCGCCGATGTGCGGCACACGGTCGTGGCAGGGCGTCATATCGTCCGTGACGGCCGCCACACGCTGGTCGAGGACGTGCCCGGAGCGCTCGCGGCAGCCGTGGCCGCCCTGCACGGCTGA
- a CDS encoding allantoate amidohydrolase, producing the protein MPTGTPGDLPGTGGTPRGTAGPPDGRRKGAPRGTAPGAPASPGAHPGTPSSAPASPGARPGTPSGAAGPGPAAGSPRGAAAPFGGPAPQGRTSDWRTGDSFLSMWRELAPVGRHPDSGGYRRYAWSAADLECRAWFRAQAEARGLTYETDRNGNQWAWLGDPLAGNAVVTGSHLDSVPDGGAFDGPLGVVSSFAALDELRSRGVAFTRPLAVTNFGDEEGARFGLACVGSRLAAGQLTVADAHRLRDADGIALPAAMESAGYDPDTIGPDPERLARIGAFVELHVEQGRALDLTGDPVGIASAIWPHGRWRFDFRGEANHAGTTRLVDRRDPMLTYAETVLAARREAELTGALATFGKIAVEPNGVNAIPSLVRGWLDSRAADQATLDAVVTGIERAAREYADRAGIDLDVVRESFTPVVEFEHALRDELAKILEGSGDTGRPVPVLGTGAGHDAGILSASVPTAMLFVRNPTGISHSPAEHAAEDDCVAGVRALADVLEGLACS; encoded by the coding sequence ATGCCGACGGGCACACCGGGGGACCTGCCCGGGACCGGCGGTACGCCACGGGGCACGGCGGGCCCGCCGGACGGCAGGCGCAAGGGCGCGCCCCGGGGCACGGCGCCCGGCGCTCCCGCCTCCCCGGGGGCGCACCCGGGTACGCCGTCGAGCGCTCCCGCCTCCCCGGGCGCGCGCCCCGGTACGCCGTCGGGTGCCGCCGGGCCCGGCCCGGCGGCGGGCTCACCCCGGGGGGCCGCCGCGCCCTTCGGGGGGCCCGCGCCCCAGGGGCGTACAAGTGACTGGCGTACCGGCGACTCCTTCCTCTCCATGTGGCGCGAGCTGGCTCCTGTCGGCCGCCACCCCGACAGCGGCGGCTACCGCCGTTACGCCTGGTCGGCGGCGGACCTGGAGTGCCGGGCCTGGTTCCGGGCGCAGGCCGAGGCGCGCGGGCTCACCTACGAGACCGACCGCAACGGCAACCAGTGGGCCTGGCTCGGTGACCCCCTGGCCGGGAACGCCGTCGTCACCGGCTCGCACCTGGACTCCGTCCCCGACGGCGGCGCCTTCGACGGGCCGCTGGGCGTGGTCTCCTCCTTCGCCGCGCTCGACGAACTCCGTTCCCGGGGCGTGGCGTTCACCCGCCCCCTCGCCGTCACCAACTTCGGTGACGAGGAGGGCGCCCGCTTCGGCCTCGCCTGCGTCGGGTCCCGGCTCGCCGCCGGACAGCTCACCGTCGCGGACGCCCACCGCCTCAGGGACGCAGACGGGATCGCCCTGCCCGCCGCCATGGAGAGCGCCGGATACGACCCCGACACCATCGGCCCCGACCCCGAACGGCTCGCCCGGATCGGCGCGTTCGTCGAACTCCACGTCGAGCAGGGCCGCGCTCTTGACCTGACCGGCGACCCCGTCGGCATCGCCTCCGCCATCTGGCCGCACGGCCGCTGGCGGTTCGACTTCCGGGGCGAGGCCAACCACGCGGGCACCACCCGCCTCGTCGACCGCCGCGACCCCATGCTCACGTACGCCGAGACCGTGCTCGCCGCCCGCCGCGAGGCCGAACTCACCGGCGCCCTCGCCACCTTCGGCAAGATCGCCGTCGAGCCCAACGGCGTCAACGCCATCCCCTCCCTCGTCCGGGGCTGGCTCGACTCCCGCGCCGCCGACCAGGCCACCCTGGACGCCGTCGTCACCGGCATCGAGCGCGCCGCCCGGGAGTACGCCGACCGGGCCGGGATCGATCTCGACGTCGTACGGGAGTCGTTCACGCCCGTGGTCGAGTTCGAGCACGCCCTGCGGGACGAACTGGCCAAGATCCTGGAGGGGAGCGGCGACACGGGGCGTCCCGTCCCCGTCCTCGGCACCGGCGCGGGCCACGATGCGGGTATTTTGTCCGCCTCGGTGCCCACCGCCATGCTCTTCGTACGGAACCCCACCGGCATCTCGCACTCCCCGGCCGAACACGCCGCCGAGGACGACTGCGTGGCCGGGGTGCGGGCACTCGCCGACGTACTGGAAGGTCTCGCGTGCAGCTGA
- a CDS encoding MurR/RpiR family transcriptional regulator, with product MSGSSPAARLQRLFEGHRLTPTQRRIAHCMVRRASDAPFLSSVELAELAGVSQPSVTRFAVALGFDGYPALRRHLREVAPADAEQEEAGETYNEYQQAVRAEIENLQHLSDLLADPGPVERAGRLLAGSRPLPVLGLRAASSQARGFGYFAAKVHPDVRVLDEGGSMLLDRIDSARRAGATALMCFALPRHPKESVEALAYAGAQGLTVVTVADSAFAPVAKHSDLLLPAAIGSGLSFDTVCAPMLLGRVLLEAMCDELPEAQARLEEFDVRAAARGLFVE from the coding sequence ATGAGTGGGAGCAGCCCCGCCGCGCGGTTGCAGCGGCTCTTCGAGGGGCACCGGCTCACGCCCACCCAGCGGCGCATCGCGCACTGCATGGTCCGCCGGGCGTCCGACGCGCCGTTCCTCTCCAGCGTCGAGCTGGCCGAGCTGGCCGGGGTCAGCCAGCCCTCCGTCACTCGCTTCGCCGTCGCCCTCGGCTTCGACGGCTACCCGGCGCTCCGCCGCCACCTGCGCGAGGTCGCCCCCGCGGACGCGGAGCAGGAGGAGGCGGGGGAGACGTACAACGAGTACCAGCAGGCCGTCCGCGCCGAGATCGAGAACCTCCAGCACCTCTCCGACCTGCTGGCCGACCCCGGCCCCGTGGAGCGGGCGGGGCGGCTGCTCGCCGGATCCCGGCCGCTGCCCGTGCTGGGGCTGCGCGCGGCCTCCTCGCAGGCACGCGGCTTCGGGTACTTCGCCGCCAAGGTCCACCCCGACGTCCGGGTCCTCGACGAGGGCGGCTCCATGCTCCTGGACCGCATCGACTCCGCCCGCCGGGCCGGTGCCACCGCCCTCATGTGCTTCGCGCTGCCCCGCCACCCCAAGGAGTCCGTGGAGGCGCTGGCGTACGCCGGAGCGCAGGGGCTCACCGTCGTGACCGTTGCCGACTCCGCCTTCGCCCCGGTCGCCAAACACAGCGACCTCCTCCTCCCGGCGGCCATCGGCTCCGGCCTCTCCTTCGACACCGTCTGCGCCCCGATGCTGCTGGGCCGGGTGCTGCTGGAGGCGATGTGCGACGAACTCCCCGAGGCCCAGGCGCGGCTGGAGGAGTTCGACGTACGGGCGGCGGCGCGCGGGCTGTTCGTGGAGTGA
- the hutU gene encoding urocanate hydratase, whose protein sequence is MSGPRPVRAPRGSALSALGWQQEAALRMLQNNLDPEVAEHPDKLVVYGGTGKAARDWRSFDAMVRTLQTLKQDETMLVQSGRPVGVMQTHEWAPRVLIANSNLVGDWANWEEFRRLEQLGLTMYGQMTAGSWIYIGTQGILQGTYETFAAVAAKKFGGTLAGTITLTAGLGGMGGAQPLAVTMNDGVAICIDCDPRAIDRRIEHRYLDVKADSLEHALQLAVEARDARRPLSIGLLGNAAELLPRMLVEGAPIDIVTDQTSAHDPLAYLPLGVDFDDMATLAAEKPADFTQRARESMARHVEAMVGFMDAGAEVFDYGNSIRGEARLAGYDRAFDFPGFVPAYIRPLFCEGKGPFRWAALSGEASDIHKTDKAILDLFPENESLHRWITMAGERVHFQGLPARICWLGYGERDKAGERFNDMVASGELAAPLAIGRDHLDCGSVASPYRETEAMLDGSDAIADWPLLNAMVNVASGASWVSLHHGGGVGMGRSIHAGQVTVADGTKLAGEKIRRVLTNDPGMGVIRHVDAGYDIAESVAAEKGVRVPMTEDH, encoded by the coding sequence ATGTCAGGACCCCGCCCCGTACGAGCACCGCGCGGCAGCGCCCTCAGCGCCCTGGGATGGCAGCAGGAAGCCGCCCTGCGCATGCTCCAGAACAACCTGGACCCCGAGGTCGCCGAGCACCCCGACAAGCTCGTCGTCTACGGCGGTACGGGCAAGGCGGCCCGCGACTGGCGCTCGTTCGACGCGATGGTCCGTACGTTGCAGACGCTCAAGCAGGACGAGACGATGCTCGTCCAGTCCGGGCGTCCGGTCGGTGTCATGCAGACCCACGAGTGGGCCCCGCGCGTCCTCATCGCCAACTCCAATCTGGTGGGCGACTGGGCCAACTGGGAGGAGTTCCGTCGCCTGGAGCAGCTGGGCCTGACCATGTACGGCCAGATGACCGCCGGGTCCTGGATCTACATCGGCACCCAGGGCATCCTCCAGGGCACCTACGAGACCTTTGCCGCCGTCGCCGCCAAGAAGTTCGGCGGCACGCTGGCCGGGACGATCACCCTGACCGCCGGGCTCGGCGGCATGGGCGGCGCCCAGCCGCTCGCCGTCACCATGAACGACGGCGTCGCCATCTGTATCGACTGCGATCCGCGCGCCATCGACCGCCGCATCGAACACCGCTACCTGGACGTGAAGGCCGACAGCCTGGAGCACGCCCTCCAGCTCGCCGTCGAGGCCCGCGACGCCCGCCGCCCCCTCTCCATCGGCCTCCTCGGCAACGCGGCGGAGCTGCTGCCCCGGATGCTCGTCGAGGGCGCGCCGATCGACATCGTCACCGACCAGACCAGCGCCCACGACCCGCTGGCCTACCTCCCGCTCGGCGTCGACTTCGACGACATGGCCACCCTCGCCGCCGAGAAGCCCGCCGACTTCACCCAGCGCGCCCGCGAGTCGATGGCCCGTCACGTCGAGGCCATGGTCGGCTTCATGGACGCCGGGGCCGAGGTCTTCGACTACGGCAACTCCATCCGCGGCGAGGCCCGACTCGCCGGGTACGACCGGGCCTTCGACTTCCCCGGCTTCGTCCCCGCCTACATCCGCCCCCTCTTCTGCGAGGGCAAGGGCCCCTTCCGCTGGGCCGCCCTCTCCGGCGAGGCGTCCGACATCCACAAGACGGACAAGGCGATCCTGGACCTCTTCCCGGAGAACGAGTCCCTGCACCGCTGGATCACGATGGCCGGCGAACGCGTCCACTTCCAGGGCCTGCCCGCCCGCATCTGCTGGCTCGGCTACGGCGAGCGCGACAAGGCCGGCGAGCGCTTCAACGACATGGTCGCGAGCGGCGAGCTGGCCGCCCCGCTCGCCATCGGCCGCGACCACCTGGACTGCGGCTCGGTCGCCTCCCCGTACCGCGAGACCGAGGCCATGCTCGACGGCTCCGACGCCATCGCGGACTGGCCGCTGCTCAACGCCATGGTCAACGTCGCCTCCGGCGCCTCCTGGGTCTCCCTCCACCACGGCGGCGGCGTCGGCATGGGCCGCTCCATCCACGCGGGCCAGGTCACCGTCGCGGACGGCACGAAGCTCGCGGGCGAGAAGATCCGCCGCGTCCTGACGAACGACCCCGGCATGGGCGTCATCCGCCATGTCGACGCGGGCTACGACATCGCGGAGTCGGTCGCCGCGGAGAAGGGCGTACGCGTCCCGATGACGGAGGACCACTGA
- a CDS encoding roadblock/LC7 domain-containing protein, whose amino-acid sequence MANTEAALKDAMSSIEGTTGVALVDYTSGMALGTLGGGKDFNLEVAAAGNTDVIRAKLRTMEHLGIKDEIEDILITLGTQYHLIRLLKTRGGNGLFLYLVLDASRANLAMARHQLKKIEAELEI is encoded by the coding sequence ATGGCGAACACCGAAGCGGCACTGAAGGATGCGATGAGCTCGATCGAGGGCACCACGGGTGTCGCCCTCGTCGACTACACGAGCGGGATGGCCCTGGGCACGCTCGGCGGCGGCAAGGACTTCAACCTGGAGGTCGCCGCCGCGGGCAACACCGATGTGATCCGGGCCAAGCTCCGCACGATGGAGCACCTGGGCATCAAGGACGAGATCGAGGACATCCTCATCACGCTGGGCACCCAGTACCACCTGATCCGGCTGCTCAAGACCCGTGGCGGCAACGGCCTCTTCCTCTACCTGGTGCTGGACGCGAGCCGGGCCAACCTCGCGATGGCCCGCCACCAGCTCAAGAAGATCGAGGCCGAGCTGGAGATCTGA
- a CDS encoding helix-turn-helix domain-containing protein translates to MSAIAADPGAPETDRLPVLSPMLQRLAAERATGALMRDRGTLYLADGQVVHAESPATPGIDVLLTTGGTLRHEGWWDAVAQAGAGQRVGRYLVDSGHVPGGALELCHLGALYDAAFFALAPTGTPARFRYGVSHWIGPVRPVPVAAVQRETLRRRELLDRIWPDAACDSAPVLGRAAHPGAGPVPYRQRAVLELADGVRTASDIAQALGRSAFHILVDLRRLAAAGLVEAVREQPLPATATTAGRITLPEVTADPDIALLRRLRDALEAL, encoded by the coding sequence GTGAGCGCGATAGCCGCCGACCCCGGCGCCCCCGAGACGGACCGGCTCCCGGTCCTCTCCCCGATGCTCCAGCGCCTCGCCGCCGAACGGGCCACCGGCGCCCTGATGCGCGACCGCGGCACGCTCTACCTCGCCGACGGCCAGGTGGTCCACGCCGAGAGCCCCGCCACCCCCGGCATCGACGTGCTCCTCACCACCGGCGGCACCCTGCGCCACGAGGGGTGGTGGGACGCGGTGGCGCAGGCCGGGGCCGGACAGCGGGTCGGCCGCTATCTCGTCGACAGCGGCCATGTGCCCGGCGGCGCGCTGGAGCTGTGCCACCTGGGCGCACTGTACGACGCCGCGTTCTTCGCCCTCGCCCCGACCGGCACCCCCGCCCGCTTCCGTTACGGGGTGTCCCACTGGATCGGGCCGGTGCGGCCGGTCCCGGTGGCCGCCGTCCAGCGCGAGACCCTGCGCCGACGGGAGCTGCTGGACCGGATCTGGCCCGACGCCGCCTGCGACAGCGCCCCCGTCCTGGGGAGGGCGGCCCACCCGGGCGCCGGCCCCGTACCGTACCGCCAGCGCGCGGTCCTGGAGCTGGCCGACGGCGTCCGTACGGCCTCCGACATCGCCCAGGCCCTGGGCCGTTCGGCGTTCCACATCCTGGTCGACCTGCGGCGGCTCGCCGCGGCCGGCCTGGTGGAGGCGGTCCGCGAGCAGCCGCTGCCCGCCACCGCCACGACGGCCGGCCGGATCACGCTCCCCGAGGTGACGGCCGACCCCGACATCGCCCTGCTGCGCCGGCTCCGAGACGCATTGGAGGCCCTGTGA
- a CDS encoding APC family permease, protein MSTPATPGTPSPEAPEGSPPLKRALGPKLLILFVVGDILGTGIYATTGDVAGKVGGALWLPFAIGFVVALLTAASYVELVGKYPKAAGAALYTQKAFKAPFLTFVVAFMVMCSGLSSASAAARAFSGDYLGEFTDAVPPTLIAILFILALAAINLRGVSESVKANVVLTLVEVSGLAVILAIGAYAVLSGDGEPSRLTQIETGGTGYALLTGVLGATALGFFAFVGFEDSVNMAEETKDPARNFPRAIFIGVAVTGTIYILVALVSSLLVDSRTLAESSGPLLEVVKAGGVDFPPKLFALIALFAVTNSALINLMMASRLCYGMANERILPPTMGKVLAGRRTPWVGIVFVSLLAIGLVSTGEIEGLGDTTSFLLLCVFGVVNIAVLVLRKDRVAHRHFRTPTALPVLGALTSLVLASPLADRGSDVYVRAGILLLIGIGLWAVNKAVMTAREKSGAAADR, encoded by the coding sequence ATGAGCACCCCCGCCACACCCGGCACCCCCTCCCCCGAGGCACCCGAGGGCTCACCGCCCCTCAAGCGGGCGCTCGGCCCCAAGCTGCTGATCCTCTTCGTCGTCGGGGACATCCTGGGCACCGGCATCTACGCCACCACCGGGGACGTGGCGGGCAAGGTGGGCGGTGCGCTCTGGCTGCCGTTCGCGATCGGGTTCGTCGTGGCGCTGCTGACGGCGGCCTCGTACGTGGAGCTGGTCGGCAAGTATCCGAAGGCGGCCGGGGCCGCGCTCTACACCCAGAAGGCGTTCAAGGCCCCCTTCCTCACCTTCGTCGTCGCCTTCATGGTCATGTGCTCGGGCCTCTCCTCCGCGAGCGCGGCGGCCCGGGCGTTCAGCGGCGACTACCTGGGCGAGTTCACCGACGCGGTGCCGCCGACCCTGATCGCGATCCTGTTCATCCTCGCGCTGGCCGCGATCAATCTGCGCGGGGTCTCCGAGTCGGTGAAGGCCAACGTCGTCCTGACCCTGGTGGAGGTCAGCGGGCTGGCGGTGATCCTGGCGATCGGCGCGTACGCCGTGCTGAGCGGGGACGGGGAGCCCTCCCGGCTGACCCAGATCGAGACCGGCGGCACGGGATACGCCCTGCTCACCGGGGTGCTCGGCGCCACCGCGCTCGGCTTCTTCGCCTTCGTGGGTTTCGAGGACTCGGTCAACATGGCGGAGGAGACCAAGGACCCCGCCCGCAACTTCCCCCGGGCCATCTTCATCGGCGTGGCCGTCACCGGCACCATCTACATCCTGGTCGCCCTGGTCTCCTCCCTCCTGGTCGACTCCCGCACCCTGGCGGAGTCCAGCGGTCCGCTCCTGGAGGTGGTGAAGGCGGGCGGCGTCGATTTTCCGCCGAAACTCTTCGCCCTGATCGCCCTGTTCGCTGTCACCAACTCGGCCTTGATCAACCTGATGATGGCCTCCCGGCTCTGCTACGGCATGGCCAACGAACGCATCCTGCCGCCCACGATGGGCAAGGTCCTGGCGGGCCGGCGCACCCCCTGGGTCGGCATCGTCTTCGTCTCCCTGCTGGCGATCGGCCTGGTCTCCACCGGCGAGATCGAGGGGCTCGGGGACACCACCTCGTTCCTGCTGCTCTGCGTCTTCGGCGTGGTCAACATCGCCGTACTGGTCCTGCGCAAAGACCGCGTGGCGCACCGCCACTTCCGTACGCCGACCGCCCTGCCCGTCCTCGGCGCGCTCACCTCGCTCGTCCTGGCGAGCCCGCTCGCGGACCGGGGCTCGGACGTCTACGTACGCGCCGGGATCCTGCTGCTGATCGGCATCGGGCTCTGGGCGGTGAACAAGGCGGTGATGACGGCCCGCGAGAAGTCCGGCGCGGCGGCGGACCGATGA
- a CDS encoding roadblock/LC7 domain-containing protein, translating into MVPEAETRSVLDELQRLRARVPLLSGALAASTDGLVLAHDTPGIEAEGVAALTAAALGVSIRMTEATGRGGFRELLVRGGSGYIATYAAGSSAVLTLLAEDRINVGRLHLEGRRAGARIGELVDSALERVERTPPMPRTAPARTTQNRTLPQRPT; encoded by the coding sequence ATGGTTCCCGAGGCCGAGACGCGGAGTGTCCTCGACGAGCTGCAGCGGTTACGGGCCCGGGTGCCCCTCCTCTCCGGAGCGCTGGCCGCCTCCACCGACGGCCTGGTCCTGGCCCATGACACCCCGGGCATCGAGGCCGAGGGCGTCGCCGCCCTCACCGCCGCCGCGCTCGGCGTCTCGATCCGGATGACGGAGGCCACCGGCCGCGGCGGCTTCCGGGAACTCCTGGTCCGCGGCGGGAGCGGCTACATCGCCACCTACGCCGCCGGCTCCTCCGCCGTCCTGACCCTGCTGGCCGAGGACCGCATCAACGTCGGCCGGCTCCATCTGGAGGGCCGCCGCGCGGGCGCCCGCATCGGCGAACTCGTCGACTCCGCCCTGGAACGCGTCGAGCGCACGCCCCCCATGCCCCGTACCGCCCCGGCGCGCACCACCCAGAACCGCACGCTCCCGCAGCGCCCCACGTAA
- a CDS encoding RNA polymerase sigma factor SigF, with the protein MSPRLDEARTRDASSACPQGPTNSDSPSASALPGPRAGTTSTTPESHGEGLEGFTGLEGLPEIPPYAEVGALDARALSKTLFERLESLEEGTHEYAYVRNTLVELNLALVKFAASRFRSRSEPMEDIVQVGTIGLIKAIDRFELSRGVEFPTFAMPTIVGEIKRFFRDTSWSVRVPRRLQELRLDLAKAGDELSQQLDRAPTVAELSERLGITPDEVVEGMSASNAYTASSLDAKPEEDDGEGALADRIGYEDHGLEGIEYVESLKPLIAALPSRDRMILSLRFVSNMTQSEIGEELGISQMHVSRLLSRTLIKLRKGLTVEE; encoded by the coding sequence ATGTCACCCCGGCTCGACGAAGCGCGTACCCGCGACGCGTCGTCGGCATGTCCTCAGGGACCGACCAATTCCGACTCCCCGTCCGCGAGCGCCCTCCCGGGCCCGCGCGCCGGCACCACCAGCACCACCCCCGAATCTCACGGCGAGGGGCTTGAGGGCTTCACGGGGCTCGAAGGACTTCCCGAGATCCCGCCCTACGCCGAAGTGGGGGCCCTGGACGCCAGGGCCCTGTCGAAGACGCTCTTCGAGCGCCTCGAATCCCTCGAAGAGGGCACGCACGAGTACGCGTACGTCCGCAACACCCTCGTCGAGCTGAACCTCGCGCTCGTCAAGTTCGCCGCCTCCCGGTTCCGCTCGCGCAGCGAGCCGATGGAGGACATCGTCCAGGTCGGCACCATCGGCCTGATCAAGGCGATCGACCGGTTCGAGCTGAGCCGCGGTGTCGAGTTCCCGACGTTCGCGATGCCGACCATCGTCGGCGAGATCAAACGATTCTTCCGCGACACCAGCTGGTCCGTGCGCGTCCCGCGCCGGCTCCAGGAACTCCGGCTCGACCTGGCCAAGGCGGGGGACGAACTCTCCCAGCAGCTGGACCGCGCGCCCACCGTGGCGGAGCTGTCCGAGCGCCTGGGCATCACCCCGGACGAGGTCGTCGAGGGCATGTCCGCGAGCAACGCGTACACCGCCAGCTCGCTGGACGCCAAGCCCGAGGAGGACGACGGCGAGGGCGCCCTCGCGGACCGCATCGGCTACGAGGACCACGGGCTCGAAGGCATCGAGTACGTCGAGTCCCTGAAGCCGCTGATCGCCGCGCTGCCCTCGCGGGACCGCATGATCCTCTCGCTCCGCTTCGTCAGCAACATGACGCAGTCGGAGATCGGCGAGGAGCTGGGCATCTCCCAGATGCACGTGTCCCGCCTGCTCTCCCGGACGCTGATCAAGCTCCGCAAGGGGCTGACCGTGGAGGAGTAG
- the hutI gene encoding imidazolonepropionase, protein MTTTAVTHIASLVTNDPSLGNGTPLGLIQDAAVVIDGDRIVWTGESSKAPATDNVLDAAGRAMIPGFVDSHSHLVFAGDRTQEFNARMSGQPYTAGGIRTTVAATREASDEQLSANVAHYLAEALRQGTTTLETKSGYGLTVEDEARALRIASRHTDEVTYLGAHVVSPDYADDPAGYVDLVTGPMLDACAPHARWIDVFCERGAFDGDQARAILTAGRAKGLHPRIHANQLTYGPGVQLAVELDAASADHCTHLTDADVDALGQGDTVATLLPGAEFSTRATWPDARRLLDAGATVALSTDCNPGSSFTSSMPFCIALAVRDMGMTPDEALWSATAGGAAALRRTDMGRITPGARADLVLLDAPSHVHLAYRPGVPLVSAVWRGGQRVE, encoded by the coding sequence ATGACGACCACCGCCGTCACCCACATCGCCAGCCTGGTCACCAATGACCCCTCCCTCGGCAACGGGACCCCCCTGGGCCTGATCCAGGACGCGGCCGTCGTCATCGACGGCGACCGCATCGTCTGGACCGGTGAATCAAGCAAAGCACCCGCCACTGACAACGTCCTCGACGCGGCGGGCCGGGCCATGATCCCCGGCTTCGTCGACTCCCACTCCCACCTGGTCTTCGCGGGCGACCGCACCCAGGAGTTCAACGCCCGGATGTCCGGGCAGCCCTACACCGCGGGCGGCATCCGCACCACGGTCGCCGCCACCCGCGAGGCCTCCGACGAGCAGCTCTCCGCCAACGTCGCCCACTACCTCGCGGAGGCCCTGCGCCAGGGCACCACCACCCTGGAGACCAAGTCCGGCTACGGCCTCACCGTCGAGGACGAGGCCCGCGCCCTGCGCATCGCCTCCCGCCACACCGACGAGGTCACCTACCTCGGCGCCCACGTCGTCTCCCCGGACTACGCCGACGACCCGGCGGGCTACGTCGACCTGGTCACCGGCCCGATGCTGGACGCCTGCGCCCCGCACGCCCGCTGGATCGATGTCTTCTGCGAGCGAGGCGCCTTCGACGGCGACCAGGCCCGCGCCATCCTCACCGCGGGCCGCGCCAAGGGGCTCCACCCCCGTATCCACGCCAACCAGCTGACGTACGGCCCCGGTGTCCAGCTCGCCGTGGAGCTCGACGCCGCATCCGCCGACCACTGCACCCACCTCACCGACGCCGACGTCGACGCGCTCGGCCAGGGCGACACGGTCGCCACGCTCCTCCCCGGCGCCGAGTTCTCCACCCGCGCCACCTGGCCCGACGCCCGCCGCCTGCTCGACGCGGGGGCCACGGTCGCGCTCTCCACGGACTGCAACCCCGGCTCGTCGTTCACCTCGTCCATGCCGTTCTGCATCGCCCTGGCCGTACGGGACATGGGGATGACCCCCGACGAGGCCCTCTGGTCCGCCACCGCGGGCGGCGCCGCGGCCCTGCGCCGCACCGACATGGGCCGCATCACCCCCGGCGCCCGCGCCGACCTGGTCCTCCTGGACGCCCCCAGCCACGTCCACCTCGCCTACCGCCCGGGCGTCCCGCTGGTCAGCGCGGTGTGGCGGGGCGGGCAGCGGGTGGAGTAG